The Shewanella algae DNA segment CGGCAAGGGCGTATCCAGCACAGTCGCCTGCGGCTCGCGGCTTCGAAGCCAGCGATTGATTTTGGCCTCGTGGGGCGCCAGCGCCAGCAATATTGCCATCCAGATCCCTGAAAGCACCACATTCACAGTAACAAAAACCGCAAAGATACTGTCACCGGCACCGAACAGTTCTTTCATCGCCATCTGATTGGCGGTGCCACCGACCCAATTACCTGCCAGGGTCGCCATGCCGCGCCAGAGGCTATCCTCCCCCTGCGGCAGCAAGAGCTCAGGCTGTATGTATCCCACCAACCACAGCGCCAGCGGCCCCCCGACAAAGACCCCCAGACTGCCGATAAAAAACAGTAGCAGCAGCTTACCGCCACAGCGCCAAATACTGCCGATATCCAGCCCCAGCAGCATCAACACCAGACACATGGGCATAAGGTAATCGACGGCAAACTTGGGCAACTGAGAGTCTTTTACCGCAATCAGCCCCATGGTGTTGAGCAGTGATGGCACGAAATAACAGGCCACCATCACGGGCAAGATCCGATAACAGCGACGCCAGAAAGGGCTGTTGAGACCGCTGGTGTAGAATATGCCTCCCAAGATCAGGCAAAGAATGCCAAACAGCTGAAAATCGGTTTGGATCATGCCGGCCGTTGCTCGTCGAACTCGCGTTGATCCAACATAAATTCCAGAAAATTGGCCGGTAACGGGGCAAGCACTTCCTCGGCCCGGCGGATCACCCAATAGTTACGTTCAAAGTCCCAGCCGGGCAGTTCCAACTCCACCAGATCGCCACGCTCCAATTCGGCATCTATCGCCATAAAGGGTAAGATACTGACCCCATAGCCAGTGGCCGTGGCGCGCTTGATGGCCCCCAGAGTTCCCATGGTGATGGTTTGCGATGGCACAATGCCGACGCTGTGCAGTAACTGCATAGCCCTGACGCGGGCAACCGTCGCGCTTTCATCCAGATACCAGACTTCACGTGACAGGCGCTCGGTATCGACAACCTCTTTAGCCAGAGGGTTATCGGCGCCGCAAACGATGCAGATCCTGTCTCTGAGCCAAGGCTCACAACAGAGATTGGCCAGCGACGGCTTGGCGTCAACAAAGGCCAGGTCCAGTTCCCGTTCGGAGACCATTCTCTCTATGTGGCTTGAATCTTTGATCATCAAGCGAATTCCTGTGGCCGGGAAACATTGATGGAACACAGGCAAGCGCCGCGATAACACATAGTTTCCCGCAGTTTTACTGGCACCGACCGTCAGTGTGCCACATACGCCACTGGCACTGGCGTGAAATAACTGCTGTACCTGCTGCTCTGACGCCAACATCCCGTTGGCGTATGGCAGCAACAACTCCCCCTGCGGGTTGAGCAGCAAACCTGTCGCACTGCGCTCAAACAGGCGGCACCCCAGCGCTGACTCCAACTCTTTCAGCGCCATACTGACGGCCGGAACCGACATATGCAGCTTCCTGGCAGCACGGGAGATCTGCCCTTCGGCATGTATGCACTTGAATACCAGCAGTTGTTTGAGAGTTATCTTCATCAGGGGAATCGCCGCGGTTTGGGTTGGCGTATTTTAGCAATCCCGTTACCGGGAAAAGTTGATCCAGCCGAGCCTGCGATAAGGCTCGGAAACCAGCTACAAATACTGTGACTCAGAACATGTGTTTCATCGCCAGAGTCACCAGTTTGTCGTCATACTCCGTATAACCTCCTGCGTCGGTAAAATCGCCATCCAGATAGGTGGTTATCAAGCTGAACGTGGTGCTTTTGGAAGCTCGATAGTCCAACCCCAAAGACGCCTGCCAACTGGAAGCATCTGTCACACTGGCTTTATCAGCCAGGCTGGATACCACCTTGCCATTGCCTGAGTTGTCATACAGATATTGCGCCTTGAAACTGTATTGCTGCCAAGGGATCTCCATGCTGGCAAGCAAACTGTTGCCACTGAGATTTTGATATTTCTGCGACTCGGAATGCTGATACATAAACCCCAACTTGGCACCGGCCAAGCGAGCACCGGCAACGGCTCGCACCGCATCCAAGGCATTGAGACTATCGGCATAGGCCAGCGCCAGATACCAGGCCTGTTGTTTCAATTTGGCATCACCCGCTGTCAGGCTCAGCGCATAATTGCCGTTTGAGCCATTTTGCTCCGGCAAGTTATCAGCAAATTGATAGCTCACGCCCAACTGCACTCCATACCATTTGGGTGAGTAATAAGTAGCTGAATCTCCCAGGCGGTCATTCCCGGCGATAATTTTTGCCATATCACTGGAAGTGATATTGAATAAATCCACCTTACCTTCTGTCTTTTTAAACACAGTATCATTACGACCAAATACCAGTGTACCTAATTGACTTTCGATACCCAGATAAGTATTACGGGATTTAAACAGCGAAGAAGTATCAAAGTAGCCGCCGTTATTACCAAACTCCATCACATAAACAATATTGATATTGTCGTTGAGTTTTTCTTTACCCTTGACACCGATAAAGGAGGCATAGTTTTCCAGATAAGCACCGTTTTCCTTTCTATCTGACAGTAAACCGCTGTCCGAGTGACTAAGCCCAAGCCAAGCCCGGCCATAAAAGTCGGGGGCAGCCTGGCTGACCAGCGGCAACAGCGAGCAGGTAATTCCAGCAACAATCGTTTTTCTTAGGTTCATCATTTTGTCTCTTTATATTTATGAGTTGAGATATGAGTTAGCGCCGGAATATAGTAAAAACTTTTATGCCCATTTGAGCATTGACTGGATCACACACTCATAACAGAGGCATCACTTTCAATTTTATTGAAAATAAATTAAGCGAATTCAAAACAATGAATTAAGAAAACTTGAAACCTATTTCAACAATTAATAACTCGATATCAAACTTGAGCCGCCTCACCTTTTTTTACATTTTATTTGCTCATGCTAATAACGAATCCAATAACAAATATTTTAGGGAGCAATATGAAACTCACTTATCTCAGCGGTCTGCTGGCCTGTTGCCTTTTCGGTGCAGCCGGAGTGCAGGCGGCACCTCAGGATCTAGGCAAATTTCACAGCGACAGCCAGCAAGGCTGCAAAACCTGCCATGTTTCGCCTAACAAGATTGACGACAGCGAGGCCCATGAAAATCAACAGTGCCACAGCTGTCACGGAGACTACAGTGACCTGAAGAACACAGCCCTGGAGATAGATCCCCACGGCTCTCACCTGGGTGATATCGCCTGTACCAGTTGCCACAAGGGGCACGAAGCACCCAAATTTTACTGCAATGAATGCCACTCTTTTGAACATAAACCCATGCCCTTTGCCGATGTCAAAGCCAAACCGGCCTGGGACAAAGAATGGGATCAGCAAAAAATTCAGCAGGCTATCGCCGCGGGACCAAAACAAAGCACAGATGTGGTGGTAATAGGTGCCGGCAGTGCCGGCTATAACGCTGCCATCAGCGCCAAACAGTCCGGGGCCAAGGTGGTATTGCTGGAAAAAGCCCCCTTCTCCGGCGGCAACTCCATGCTGGCGGCTGGTGGCTATAACGCCGTGGGTACCAAACAACAAGCCGCCCACAAGGTGGACGACCAAGTGGCCTGGTATGTGGAAGATACGATGAAAGGCGGTCGCTACGCCAACGATCCCAAGCTGGTGCAAATTCTGGCACAGCAGTCAGCCGACGGTATCAAATGGCTTGAATCCCTCGGCGCCAATATGGATGACCTCAAACGCTCCGGCGGCGCCCGGGTGGACAGGACACACAGACCATCAGGCGGGCTCAGCGTCGGGCCACATATCATAGATGTACTGCGTAAGGCCGCAGATAAAAATCAGGTGGAAACCCGCCTCAATTCACGGGCAGTGAAACTGGTAGTGAATGACGAGCAGCAGATACTCGGGGTAGTGATCCACGGTAAACATTCAGGCTATTACATGTTGGGCGCCAAATCCGTGGTGCTGGCAACCGGTGGCTATGGCATGAACAAAGAGATGATCGCCTACTATCGCCCAACCTTTAAAGGCATGACCAGTTCCAACAATATTACCGCAACCGGCGATGGCATAGAAATGGCCAAGTCCATAGGTGCCAGCATGACAGATATCGACTGGATCCAGGCACACCCAACCATAGGCAAAGACAGCCGCATCTTAATCTCTGAAACTGTGCGCGGTGTCGGGGCTATCATGGTCAACAAGGATGGCAAACGTTTTATCAACGAGTTGACCACCCGCGACCGGGCATCGGATGCCATTCTCAAGCAACCCGAACAGTTTGCCTGGTTGGTGTTCGACAACCAACTGTACAAAAAAGCCAAAATGGTACGCGGCTATGATCACCTTAAGATGTTGAAAAAGGCTGATAATGTAGCCGAGTTGGCCAAACTCACCGGCATGCAACCTAAGGCACTGGAGCAAACAGTGAGTAGTTACAACCACTCTTTCAAAGTCGGCAAAGACAGCGAATTCAACCGTGAAAATATGCCGCTTGATCTGACTCAGGCTCCCTTCTATGCGGTGAAAGTTGCTCCAGGCATTCATCACACCATGGGTGGGGTCGCCATAGATGAGAAAGCCGAGGTACTGAACCTGCAAAGCTGGCCCATCAAAGGCCTGTATGCCGCCGGAGAGGTGACGGGTGGGGTACATGGCTACAACCGTCTGGGCGGTAATGCGGTGGCCGATACGGTTATCTTCGGTCGTATCGCGGGTAAGAATGCTGCCGACAACGCGTTGGCTAAATAGGCTCCCTGCAAAGAGTGCCCTCGGCACTCAGAGCCGGCTCGCTCCCGGGCCGGCTCACTCCCCAACACACTAAGGACACACAGATATGAAGCATAAGTTCAAGAGCAAGTTACTGCTGTTGGCCCTGGGCTGTACCCTGAGCTTCGGCAGTTGGGCAGAGACATTGAAAGTGATCACTTCCGGCGGTTTTGCCGGCACCCTGACCGCGATGGAGAAGCAGATAGAACAGGATACCGGGCTGGATTTGATCATCTCCTATGGCTCGTCATCCGGTGGTGCCCATGACTCCATTCCGGAGCGGCTCAAACGCAACGAAGCGTTCGATGTGTTGATCCTGTCCCAAAGCTCACTCAACAAGCTGACAGAAAAGGGCTATGTGCGCAGTGACAGCCACAGGGATCTGGTGCGTTCCCGCATAGGCATGTGCGTTAAAGCGGGCACAGCCAAGCCGGACATCAGCACAGAGGAAGCTTTTATCAAGGTGCTGCAACAAGCCGATTCAATAGGTTACTCGGCCAGCGCCAGTGGCACTTATCTGGCCAGCAAACTCTGGCCCGAGATGGGGCTGTGGCAGATGATAGAACCCAAGAGCAAAAGGGTTTTGAGTGAAAGGGTCGCCACCGTGGTCGCCAGAGGAGAATTACAGATAGGTTTTCAGCAGATAAGTGAAATACTGCCTATCGCAGGCACCGAATTTGTCGGGCCGATCCCGGACAAATTCCAGAAGGTAACCACCTTCTCGAGCGGCATCACCCAAAGCAGCCTGCAACCTGAAGCAGCCAAACGTCTTATTGACTACCTGGCCTCGGATAAACCTTATGTACTCAGCAGCATACGCCACTCAGGGCTGGATCCTGTGGCAGCAGAGTAAATCATCCCCAAAGCACCAATACCGCGGCCAGGGCAATCAGTACCAGGCCGCCCATATCCTTGACCTTGATCCGCTGCTTGAGCCAAAGGCTGGAGATCAGCATCATAAAGAAGACTTCCACCTGCCCGAGCGTTTTCACATAAGGCACGGCCGTGAGCGACATGGCACTGAACCAACCTATTGAACCCAGACAACTGCTGATACTGATGGCCAGGGTCAACCTGGGCCTTTGCCAGAGTTTTTTAAGGGTCTCTTTATCTTTGATAAGAAGCCAGGCGAGCAGCAACAAGGTCTGCAGCAAAATAACCAACAAGAGTACCCAGGCGGCGCGGTGAGGAAACGGCAAACCCAGCACCAGACTTGCTTCCCTAACCCAGAGCGAAGTCAGCGCAAAGGCGCTGCCGCACCCCAACCCCAGCAACAGTGTCTTGAAGGACAAGCCTTTGAGCCCGCCGTGGGTACTGAGCAGAAAGACCGCCACAGTACCGACAAGTACCCCCAGCCAACCACTGACAGTCAACGCCGTGCCGAAGAACAGACTGCCGAGCACGGCCGCGACCAAGGCTTCACTCTTGGCCAGCCCGGCGCCGACGGCGAAATTCTGCAATTGGAACAGTTTTACCATCAGGGCGGTCGCGAGGATCTGCGCCAAGGCCGCCCCTATGATGTACTGCAGCGCGCCATGCCCAAGCTGCGGCAATCCTGCGTCCTGCCAGGCATAAAGTGACAACAGATACACAGCAGCCAACGGGCCGGCATAGCTAATACCATTCCGCATAGGAGTTTACTCACTCAGCGAGAATGAAAAAACGGGGAGGCAAGTAGAGCGATGGAAGATTTATTGGGATAAATCGACATTGGCCTACGCCGCATACGCGCTTTTTCAACTCGCCCTACGGGAGCTTGTCAGCCACCCGATTACTGCGCCAACTTGCCTCGCCGTAGAATCACTATGTCATCGCCAATCTGGCTTGAACTCGAATGGCTGACACAGCTCTGAGTAGCCCAAACTTCTATAAGGAATGGTATGAACGCGCCAGCGTCACCCCGACAACATTGACATCGCGACTGAGACGGCTCTGAAACGCGTTGCGCCACACCTGCATAAAGGCGGCCATCAGGGTAAAGAAGATCCACATGGGTGGCTTGTCCTTAAAATTTGCGCCCGAGAATGCTTGCCGATGAACCGCAAGCCATGACTGAAACGAAAAACGCCCGCGATTGCGGGCGTTTAAGGCTAACATGCTAGCCAGATGATTCGCTATTCCACCAAAGGCGCAGCTTGCAGCAGCTTAGGCAAGGTTAACCAAGCGCTTGGCTCAGCGACTGGTATCCAGCGCCGGGAAAGACTTCACCAGATCATCAACGGCCTTCATCTGGCTCAGATACCCTTCCAGTTGCTGCAGTGGCAAGGCACAAGGGCCATCACACTTGGCATTATCCGGGTCCGGGTGCGCTTCAATAAACAGCCCGGCCAGTCCCAGCGCCATACCGCTGCGGGCCAGTTCGGTTGCCTGGGCACGACGACCACCGGCAGAATCTTCACGGCCGCCAGGACGCTGCAGCGCATGGGTGGCATCGAAGATCACCGGGTAGCCGGATTGCTTCATCTCATCCATGCCCAGCATGTCCACCACCAGGTTGTTATAACCAAAGCAGCTGCCACGCTCACAGAGAATGATCTCATCATTACCCGCTTCGTTGAATTTCTTGATGATATGCCGCATCTCATGGGGCGCCAGGAACTGAGGCTTTTTCACATTGATGATAGCCCCTGTCTTGGCCATGGCCACCACAAGATCTGTCTGGCGCGCCAGGAAGGCCGGCAACTGGATGATGTCGACCACTTCGGCCACAGGCGCGCACTGGTAGGGCTCATGTACATCGGTAATCAATGGCAGCTTGAAGGTGTCCTTGATCTCCTGGAAAATTTTCAAACCTTCTTCCATGCCTGGGCCACGATAGGAGTTGACGGATGAGCGGTTGGCCTTGTCGAAGGAGGCCTTGAACACATAAGGGATCCCCAGCTTCTGAGTGACTTCCGCGTAGGTTTCGGCAATGGTCATCGCCAAGTCCCGCGACTCGAGTACATTCATGCCACCGAACAGCACAAAGGGCTTGTCATTGGCTATCTCGATAGCCCCCAGATGTATGGTTTTATTACTCATCGCAACTTCTCTCTTGAATGCCGCCCATGCGGCGTTAACTTAAATCAGCTGGCCACGGCCTGCAGCAACTGGCCACAGAGCCAAGCCATATAAGTGCCTAAAGCATAGCCGAATACCGCCAGCAGTACACCTACGGGTGCCAGTGCCGGATGGAAGGCCGCAGCCACTACGGGCGCAGACGCCGCGCCGCCAACGTTGGCCTGGCTGCCCACCGCCATGTAAAACAGCGGCGCACGGATAAGCTTGGCCACCAGCAGCATCAATCCCGAATGCACCAGCATCCAGATAATGCCCACCAGGAAGTAAATCGGCGTATCTAGAACTTGGGATACATCCATATGCAAACCGATTGTAGCCACCAGTATGTAGAGGTAGGCCGAGGCTATCTTGGAGGCTCCGGCCGCTTCCAAATGACGGGCCGGACTGAATGACAACAGCAAACCTATGGTTGTGACTATCACCACCAGCCAGAAGAATCCAGAGGTCAGACTGTATTGCTCGGTCCAGGGATAGTTGGTTGCAAACCAGGGTGCCAGCAGGTCGGCGCCGACATGGGCCAGACCGGTAATACCAAAGCCCACAGCCACAATCAGCATAATGTCGCGCAGGCTGGGAATGCGGGCGTTTTCGGCATGATATTGCTCCACCTTGGCCTTGAGGCTTTCAATGGCGCTGGTATCTGCACCTGTCTTGGCATCTATCTCCTTGGCCCTGGATGCCATAAACAGCAGCACGGCCATCCAGATGTTGGCGACTATCACATCAACAGTGACCATCACGGAGAAGATATTGCCGCCCACTTCATAAATCTCTTTCATCGCCGCCTGGTTGGCACCGCCGCCAATCCAGCTACCGGCGAGTGTCGTCATGCCGCGCCAGACTGCGTCCGGGCCGTGGCCAGCGGTCAATGTCGGGTCGATTGCCGACATGATAAGCAGGGCAATCGGGCCGCCTATAACAATGCCCATGGTGCCGGTCAAAAACATCACTACCGCCTTGGGACCCAGCCCCAGAATGGCTTTGAGGTCGACGCTGAGGATCAACAATACCAAACAGGCAGGCAGCAGATAACGGGACGCCACATAGTAAAGTTTGGAGGTACTGCCATCGACAATCCCAAAGGTATTGAGCAAGGATGGCAGGAAGTAACACAGCAGCAAGGCCGGGATGAAACGGTAAAACTTTTGCCAGAAAGGATGGCTGCTGCTGTTGGTGTAAAAAACGAAGCCAAGAATGGCGGCCAGAATGCCGAGCGCGGTGGCGTCATTGGTCACCAACGCAGTCATTTCAGTGGCCGCCTGTGAGGTACTGCTCATAGGTCCTATCTCCCTTGCGATTGCAATTTATTGTTTTATTTTAATATTTATATTTTTCTCACTGCCCTCACGGGCAGGTTCAATGGAAGGTTTGAGGGTCGTCTCCCAATTCTCTGAGTTGCATCTTCACCAGCTCGACCACAGGGTCGTGCGGGCTGTTGTCGACAAAATACTGCAGATCGGCGCTGGCGACATGAATAGCTCCCAGTTGCTGGGCAATAAAGGCGCGCTCCCGATGCAGGCTGAGATCGTCGGCATGCCATTCAAGCAGCAAATTGCAGCACTCCATCGCAACTTCAAATTCATGGGCGACTATGGCGCCGGCCTTGAGTTCATGCAGCATGCGGGTCATCAGCCTTTGGGTGCCAACCGGCTTGAGGTAAGACGCCTTCAGCGGTGCACTGTTGCCCAGCTCGCCGCGAACCAGGGCATGCAAGCGCTCTTTGCTGAGACGCTCCCCCCGAAGCGGGTCGAGATAGATGAGTTCACCGGCCACGTGGCAGGCCAGCACTGTGGTGCCCGGCAGCAGTACAGGGTCGAATTTCAAGTCCAGCTGTTTGCCAAGCAACATAAGCACAGTTGCCAATGTGGTGCTGTTCCCCTGGCGGCTGAGAATACACTGGCCGAGATCGGCCGCCTGCCGGGAAAAATAATCTTCTCTGGGGGCAAACCCCAGATCCTTGTAAAACCAGTTCAGCAGCGCCTGAAAGCGCCGCTGCTGATCGACCAGATAGTGGCTGAGCACTGAGCCGGACAGTTCCAGCCAGGCCCAGTTGGCCTGTTTGGCCAGGCCAAAGCCCAGATATTGGCAAAGCTCAAATGCCGACTCGGGCAGAGAGAGTTCGTCTTGCTTAAGAGAATATTGTTGCATTACCCCAGAATTACCGCTTGTTTGAAGTGTGCCAGTTTTGCCGCATAAACCACCCAGCCCAGAGCACCGAGGAAGGCGAAGATCCGGAAGATCAGATTACGGTTGGACTTGAGCGCCATCACGCCCAGCAGTATGTAAGCGACCACTGCGCCTATCTTCTCCGTCATCCAGGGATCGACGAAAGGATACTGCTTAATCATAAAACACAGAGTCAATCCGGACAGCAGCAGGAAAGTATCGATCACATGCGGACCTACCTTCAGCAGTTTCTTGTCCATAATGGCTGACTGACGCAGCTTAAGCACGAAACGCACAATGAACAGCAATACGCTGACGGCGATCAGGATCATGTGCAGGTGTTTAACTGCCGGATACAGGCTGTAAAAAGTTTCCATCGGATAGCTATATGTAGGTGAACAAAGGCGACAGTGTACCCTATCGCAGTGCTCAGCACCAAGGCCAAGCCGCTGTCGAAAAGGCGGAATTATGACAGGAAATGGGGACGATATCGGCGGTTTTCAAGCCCGGGAGATAACCCTGGGCACAGACACTCAACCGGGCCAAAAACCCAGGGTGCATCTATCATTGGAGCCAAAGTCGCGCACTGTGGCCACCTGCTGATAACCGAGCTCGGCAAGTTTTTCCCTGAGGTTCACGGCCTGGGCATAACCATGCTCCAGCAGCAGATAACCGCCCGGCAGCAGGTGCTCCCTGGCATGGGCTGCGATATGGAACAGGTCGGCAAAGCCCTGATCGGCGGCGGTCAAGGCGCTGCGGGGTTCGAAGCGCACATCGCCCATCTCAAGATGCTCATCATCCTCCTCGATATAGGGAGGGTTGGAAACAATCAGCTGGAACTTACGCCCCTGAACCGCCGAAAACCAGTCACTCTGAAGGATCTCAACCTGCGGCAGTTTCAAATTATCCCGGTTGGCGCAGGCCAGCTCCACCGCGGCCTCGACCTTATCAACAGCAGTCACCTGCCAGCCTTGTCGCTCATGGGCCAGTGCCAGCGCGATAGCGCCGGTACCTGTGCCGAGATCCAGCACGGCGATATCATCTGAAAGCGGCAGGTTGAGCGCGGTTTCCACCAGAATTTCGGTGTCCGGGCGCGGAATAAGAGTGGATTCGTTGACGATAAAAGGCAGTGACCAGAACTCACGCTCACCGACAATATGGGCCACGGGCACGCCTTGGCTGCGACGCTGTACCATCTGGGTGAACTGCTTGTGCTGCTCGGCCGACAAACTTCTTTCGGGCCAGGTGTAGATAAAACTGCGGCTCTTGCCCAAACAATGCAGCAACAGGGCTTCGGCATCTGCATGGGCAGACTCGGACGATGCGGCCAGCATAGAAGAGGCCCATTGCAGGGCCTCGGCAATATTGAGTTTAGTCACAGACAGTCCTTTTATTCGTCGGACAGAGCCGCCAGCATGTCGGCCTGATGCTCTTGCATCAAGGGCTCAAGCAGCTGCTCCAGGTCTCCTTCTATCACCTCGTTGAGACGATACAGTGTCAGGTTGATCCTGTGGTCGCTCACCCTTCCCTGAGGGAAATTATAGGTGCGGATCCGCTCGGAGCGGTCACCGCTGCCCACCAGAGAGCGACGGGTAGATTCTTCGGCGCTGCGGCGCTTCTCATCTTCGGCCGCCTGCAAACGGGCCGCCAGCACGCTCAAGGCCTGAGCCTTGTTCTTGTGCTGTGAGCGCTGATCCTGGCATTCCACCACCAAGCCTGTGGGCAAGTGGGTAATACGAATCGCCGAGTCGGTTTTGTTAACGTGCTGACCACCGGCACCGGAAGAACGGAAGGTGTCGATACGCAGCTCGGCCGGGTTGATTTCCACCGCCTGGGCCTCGGGCACTTCGTGCATAACGGCCACGGTACAGGCCGAGGTGTGCACCCGCCCCTGGGATTCGGTTTCCGGCACCCTTTGTACCCTGTGACCACCGGACTCAAACTTGAGTTTGCCGTAGACACCGTCACCACTGACCTTGGCAATCACCTCTTTGAAACCGCCATGCTCGCCCTCGCTGGCGCTCATGACTTCGACCTGCCAGCGCTGGCTCTCGGCATAACGGCTATACATACGGAAAAGATCACCGGCAAAGATAGCGGCTTCATCACCACCGGCACCGGCACGGATTTCCAGAAAGGCGTTGCTGGCATCATTGGGATCTTTGGGTAACAGCAGAATTTGCAACTCGCCTTCCAGCTGCTCCAGCTGAGCGCGGGCCGCCTTGATCTCTTCCTGAGCCATCTCTTTCAGCTCAGGATCTTCCTCGGCCAGCAT contains these protein-coding regions:
- a CDS encoding SirB2 family protein produces the protein METFYSLYPAVKHLHMILIAVSVLLFIVRFVLKLRQSAIMDKKLLKVGPHVIDTFLLLSGLTLCFMIKQYPFVDPWMTEKIGAVVAYILLGVMALKSNRNLIFRIFAFLGALGWVVYAAKLAHFKQAVILG
- a CDS encoding substrate-binding domain-containing protein, coding for MKHKFKSKLLLLALGCTLSFGSWAETLKVITSGGFAGTLTAMEKQIEQDTGLDLIISYGSSSGGAHDSIPERLKRNEAFDVLILSQSSLNKLTEKGYVRSDSHRDLVRSRIGMCVKAGTAKPDISTEEAFIKVLQQADSIGYSASASGTYLASKLWPEMGLWQMIEPKSKRVLSERVATVVARGELQIGFQQISEILPIAGTEFVGPIPDKFQKVTTFSSGITQSSLQPEAAKRLIDYLASDKPYVLSSIRHSGLDPVAAE
- a CDS encoding DUF819 domain-containing protein, translating into MSSTSQAATEMTALVTNDATALGILAAILGFVFYTNSSSHPFWQKFYRFIPALLLCYFLPSLLNTFGIVDGSTSKLYYVASRYLLPACLVLLILSVDLKAILGLGPKAVVMFLTGTMGIVIGGPIALLIMSAIDPTLTAGHGPDAVWRGMTTLAGSWIGGGANQAAMKEIYEVGGNIFSVMVTVDVIVANIWMAVLLFMASRAKEIDAKTGADTSAIESLKAKVEQYHAENARIPSLRDIMLIVAVGFGITGLAHVGADLLAPWFATNYPWTEQYSLTSGFFWLVVIVTTIGLLLSFSPARHLEAAGASKIASAYLYILVATIGLHMDVSQVLDTPIYFLVGIIWMLVHSGLMLLVAKLIRAPLFYMAVGSQANVGGAASAPVVAAAFHPALAPVGVLLAVFGYALGTYMAWLCGQLLQAVAS
- a CDS encoding DUF819 domain-containing protein; this encodes MIQTDFQLFGILCLILGGIFYTSGLNSPFWRRCYRILPVMVACYFVPSLLNTMGLIAVKDSQLPKFAVDYLMPMCLVLMLLGLDIGSIWRCGGKLLLLFFIGSLGVFVGGPLALWLVGYIQPELLLPQGEDSLWRGMATLAGNWVGGTANQMAMKELFGAGDSIFAVFVTVNVVLSGIWMAILLALAPHEAKINRWLRSREPQATVLDTPLPERRLAQSHHWLLIFCLPLMLGGLAHWGADWTAELIVRHWPMARAYHLHTPFIWLVVWLTTASVLLSLTPARRLAAYGADRVGNACLYLMLAIMGLKMDIGMLWSLPWFFVIGAIWLLVHVFLLLLAARALRLPFGYLAIASQCNLGGAASAPVVTSAYRQALVPLAVLIAVFGYAWANFIAWACGQWLKQI
- a CDS encoding tetratricopeptide repeat protein, whose amino-acid sequence is MQQYSLKQDELSLPESAFELCQYLGFGLAKQANWAWLELSGSVLSHYLVDQQRRFQALLNWFYKDLGFAPREDYFSRQAADLGQCILSRQGNSTTLATVLMLLGKQLDLKFDPVLLPGTTVLACHVAGELIYLDPLRGERLSKERLHALVRGELGNSAPLKASYLKPVGTQRLMTRMLHELKAGAIVAHEFEVAMECCNLLLEWHADDLSLHRERAFIAQQLGAIHVASADLQYFVDNSPHDPVVELVKMQLRELGDDPQTFH
- the kdsA gene encoding 3-deoxy-8-phosphooctulonate synthase, giving the protein MSNKTIHLGAIEIANDKPFVLFGGMNVLESRDLAMTIAETYAEVTQKLGIPYVFKASFDKANRSSVNSYRGPGMEEGLKIFQEIKDTFKLPLITDVHEPYQCAPVAEVVDIIQLPAFLARQTDLVVAMAKTGAIINVKKPQFLAPHEMRHIIKKFNEAGNDEIILCERGSCFGYNNLVVDMLGMDEMKQSGYPVIFDATHALQRPGGREDSAGGRRAQATELARSGMALGLAGLFIEAHPDPDNAKCDGPCALPLQQLEGYLSQMKAVDDLVKSFPALDTSR
- a CDS encoding LysR family transcriptional regulator, whose protein sequence is MKITLKQLLVFKCIHAEGQISRAARKLHMSVPAVSMALKELESALGCRLFERSATGLLLNPQGELLLPYANGMLASEQQVQQLFHASASGVCGTLTVGASKTAGNYVLSRRLPVFHQCFPATGIRLMIKDSSHIERMVSERELDLAFVDAKPSLANLCCEPWLRDRICIVCGADNPLAKEVVDTERLSREVWYLDESATVARVRAMQLLHSVGIVPSQTITMGTLGAIKRATATGYGVSILPFMAIDAELERGDLVELELPGWDFERNYWVIRRAEEVLAPLPANFLEFMLDQREFDEQRPA
- a CDS encoding DMT family transporter — its product is MRNGISYAGPLAAVYLLSLYAWQDAGLPQLGHGALQYIIGAALAQILATALMVKLFQLQNFAVGAGLAKSEALVAAVLGSLFFGTALTVSGWLGVLVGTVAVFLLSTHGGLKGLSFKTLLLGLGCGSAFALTSLWVREASLVLGLPFPHRAAWVLLLVILLQTLLLLAWLLIKDKETLKKLWQRPRLTLAISISSCLGSIGWFSAMSLTAVPYVKTLGQVEVFFMMLISSLWLKQRIKVKDMGGLVLIALAAVLVLWG
- a CDS encoding flavocytochrome c — protein: MKLTYLSGLLACCLFGAAGVQAAPQDLGKFHSDSQQGCKTCHVSPNKIDDSEAHENQQCHSCHGDYSDLKNTALEIDPHGSHLGDIACTSCHKGHEAPKFYCNECHSFEHKPMPFADVKAKPAWDKEWDQQKIQQAIAAGPKQSTDVVVIGAGSAGYNAAISAKQSGAKVVLLEKAPFSGGNSMLAAGGYNAVGTKQQAAHKVDDQVAWYVEDTMKGGRYANDPKLVQILAQQSADGIKWLESLGANMDDLKRSGGARVDRTHRPSGGLSVGPHIIDVLRKAADKNQVETRLNSRAVKLVVNDEQQILGVVIHGKHSGYYMLGAKSVVLATGGYGMNKEMIAYYRPTFKGMTSSNNITATGDGIEMAKSIGASMTDIDWIQAHPTIGKDSRILISETVRGVGAIMVNKDGKRFINELTTRDRASDAILKQPEQFAWLVFDNQLYKKAKMVRGYDHLKMLKKADNVAELAKLTGMQPKALEQTVSSYNHSFKVGKDSEFNRENMPLDLTQAPFYAVKVAPGIHHTMGGVAIDEKAEVLNLQSWPIKGLYAAGEVTGGVHGYNRLGGNAVADTVIFGRIAGKNAADNALAK
- a CDS encoding porin; this translates as MMNLRKTIVAGITCSLLPLVSQAAPDFYGRAWLGLSHSDSGLLSDRKENGAYLENYASFIGVKGKEKLNDNINIVYVMEFGNNGGYFDTSSLFKSRNTYLGIESQLGTLVFGRNDTVFKKTEGKVDLFNITSSDMAKIIAGNDRLGDSATYYSPKWYGVQLGVSYQFADNLPEQNGSNGNYALSLTAGDAKLKQQAWYLALAYADSLNALDAVRAVAGARLAGAKLGFMYQHSESQKYQNLSGNSLLASMEIPWQQYSFKAQYLYDNSGNGKVVSSLADKASVTDASSWQASLGLDYRASKSTTFSLITTYLDGDFTDAGGYTEYDDKLVTLAMKHMF